The window TATCACTGATGGCAGCTCTTGCAGCTGGGCACCTTGTCAGGAGCCACATGATTCACAAACaggtaagaaacagaaaaattcttGTCTTTGCTGGTTTGCCCTTCTTCCAAGTACACAAGATTGAATATAATTAAGTGAATAATAGAAACATGTAATAACAGTGAAGCATTTTGACTATCTAATGTATTATCTCACTGTTTTTATTAGGTCAAAAATAAATCTACAAGATCTTCAGGAACCTGCACTAAGAAGGCAGCTTGAATActaaaaaagctttgaaatgaagagttGCTCTAGCAACTGACCAGATGTATGGGgataaaaaccaaccaaaatctgtgaagtttaaaatgcaaatcaCCTTTAACATAATAATGTCTGTGTAAGATGAAGTGAGAGATCAACGGATTTGGGTGACACTACTTATGCCTTTGACTTTCTTCAGTGGTTAGAGATGACTTCATAAGGGAAGTCCTGTCAGATGTCTTGAGCATGGCTTTGGAATTCTTGATCTTACACATCATTTTCTAAAGGGGCAGTCTTATGTTTTTGCTGGCTGAGATTATTTTGATTTGGTAAGCTCCTGGTGACTGCAGAAAAGTGATATAATGTACttgtacattaaaaaatatagtttGCTCTACACTTGGCTTGGATGCACAGATTGTTGCCATCCTTATGTTCTGGTTAGAAAAGCATGGTTTTTAAACTGATGGCAAGCCTGATCACTTCCTATGAAATCCCAGTTTTGTTCATGTGTAAAACTTAGGTTTTAGGGTACAAGAAATTTTTATTGAATTGTAGTTTTTTATAGAAACCCCCATATCCATAGTACtgaatttgctgctgcttcagctaaGCAGCATTCAATGTTTCAAATCCACAGGTTAGGTTATTACTCTGTGGAAAACTTGTGATCTATAAAGTTCTGAACTGTTAAATATAATTGGTACTGAAGCAGGGAAAAACAGTGTATGCAActgctttgttattttgtgCAGACAGAAGAAATAGATTTTGAAACAGGTAACTCCAGAAACTGTTGGAGCAGATGCAGTTTCTCAAACTTCTTTGATAGGTGTGTGTTCAAATAACAGGAGTCACGAACAGATGTTTACACTTCTTTTAAAGGAAGTCTCTCAAGGTacagtgtgtgtatgtatgctcctaattattattttaagtgtTTGACAACCTATTCCCTGAGAATAGGTGCGTATCCACTGTTTCAGCTGAGATGAATGAAGCCAGAAGATCACACTGTTCTCTTAACATTAGgggattttgtattttaattcctttaaaaatttcttttgaGCTGggagtatttattttaagaagaaatcctACCCTTTTTTCAATGAAGAGTACTAATTAAGGGATTCAATGAAATCATATGTTAATAGCAACAAGCAGTTTTTGTATTAAAGTACTGTACTTGGACCAGTGAAGCAGTCTCAGGTGTTCTTAATGTAATACAGAAACCACAAGTTTATTCTGGTTTGATTCAGTTTTGGAAATACTGCTAAATGTATCACCTGCCTAGTTAATCACAGGAAGGAAATTGTTAATACGCTTGATGATGGGGTGGTTTtttattggtttgggtttttttgtttgctttgggggGGGCAGGATGGTGGATTGGACTGGGCTTCTTGCTGGAATGCAGTGGCATTCCTGCAGGGGTGACTAGGAGAGGTGCTCTTCTAATGTGCAAATTTGGTATAAATCATTATTAGTTGTTTTGTAGAACATCAGCAGATTCATACCATTGTAATGAGCTCATAAAGAGAATGTGCAAGCATGAAGACATACTACATGCTAGATATGCTATGGTAGCATGTAAATATCAAATACCACAAATGCTTATCTTCCTGCAGTATTGTTACTAATAGCTAccattttaagaaaaagttGGAACTACTTTGTTTCTATGTTCATTCAGTGACCTTATTTAAAGTAACATGGTCCTGGCAATAAATGGTGGTTCAGTGTTCAGTTTGGTGGATTTAACTGACATTCTGTCTTGCAGAATTAACGTTTTGTATTATTACTAAATTGTGTACATTTGGTACAGAACTACTCTTTTCAGTTCcagtaaaacaaggaaaacatgtTGGCTTAACTGTGATATTTTTAAGGTTACTTCATGACTTAGTGACATATCCAAATAGACAACATGAAATGCAAGCGTTCAGCTCCTAAGCTTGATGTTGGTAATGTCTGTGAGTCTATCATCAGATATATACTGCAACCTACATTCTGTCTCCTTGGTGCTGCACGTTTTATGCCAGAAGCAGAGGTTACCATTTCAGATGTGCTGGAAAGTTTAGGGAACTGGAGCGTTCTTGTTTCCCTGTGTGAATGACAGTGACATATTTGGGCATTGCTGCAAAGTTTGTGTAACAGAACGCTTCAGTACAGGAACAGTCTTGTGCAGTTTGTTTTGCATCATTGGCAGAACCAAACTGGCTCTCTGGATTGAAgttcccagagctgcagcagcttaaATGCGGTACTACTACAATTGATACTGttttccaagtattttaaaaccctAGGAAAAGGTAGTAAAAATAGTGTATTTGATTCTGGTTATGAGCTTGCTTCTTTTTGCTTGGATCACCTCCTTTCCGCATGTGTCCATTGAATATACCCGTCCTACACAgcagtcctgctcctgctgtgtgTCTGACATGAACGTTTCAGCACTGTGGGGCTCAGAAGTGCTGCAGCTCTCTCTGACTACACAGCTGTTGCTGGGTTTGATTTCTCCCCGCAGCACCAGGCCCAGTCAGTGACCTGTACCTTCCCGGCAGGACAGCAACCACATTGTGCCAGAGGTACTCGTGAtaccaggagctggcagcagaggcTGCCTTGGTGCTGGGATAAGGATATGAGCCAGGGTGCCGCTGAGCAGACACATCAGTCCCCAAATGAGAGCGTGGCTGAGGGTCTGCTTGCTTTCTCAGAGGAGCGTTCAGGTGTATGCACACCACTGCTGGGACAGTTTTAACCCTTGGCATGGACAAACCCAGGGTACAGTGAAATACAGCTCTGAAAAAAGCTGTGGTAGAAGAGTCTGTCTTCCCACTGCTTCCAGCTACTTTTTGGGGTAGAGTGAGAGCTCCTACTGCTTACAGTGCTCAGAGGCATAGGCTCCGTCATCCTCAGTCCACAACCTCAGACAAGTGGTTTTCCAATGAGGCAGTCACTGTGTAAAAACCTTGTTTCACCCTCAAAACAAGGGGGTGATGTTGAGACCTTTTTTCACCCAGCACTGGCCATTTGCAGTGTTTCACCCATAGCCCATACCCTCTCAAGCCTGCTTTACGTGTGTGGTACTGGAATAACCTGTGCTATGCTGACAAGCATAAAACTTACTTTAAAGTCACTTTAAAACAGGCCGAGTACTAGTGTAACAGTAGAGACAGCAGTCCAGCTCATGCCCCTTCTTCTATACGTGAGAGCTGGCACAGTTTAACAACACTAAACCAGTTTAAATCAGTTCACATTTAGGAATATTGGTTCTAAAAGGAATCTTCAGTAGTGAAAAGAATGGGCAGGGCTATCATGCATACAGAGAGACACCACAGAATTGTTCCTTTTCAGGGATAATCTTGGTTTTCCTATGTGAAAATTGTTTCTGTGTAAGTAGGTCTGAAAAGTTGGACACTCACTAAAGAAATGTTCTTACAGCAGGTTCTTTCGATTTAACAAAGGACCCTAAACCGGTCAATTCAAATCGAGGGGACATGGTCACATAGCATAGAAAACTACATTCAGTTTTTTGCTTTGGTAATAAAAAGTTTAGGAAGAGCCAAGTCTGGGAGCCACCAGGCTGGCCAGCTCAGTGAACTACCTCACTTCAAAAACGTCCTGCATTGCAAGATGAAGAGGAATAAATCATAGAGTGTATTATACTGAGGCCAGCAACAAGGCATGAGTTACAGCTGTTTGCCgtcttttctctctgtgctctATGCTTACATGATCCCTTCATTTAAGACGGAGACTCAGCTATGGACACAGACACTGCACTGGTTATGGTGAAATGGATAGAAATAACCCAGCCTCTTTGAGTTACCTCTTCAGGCAGAAAATCACTTACAGAGTAACCCTGAAATCCTGTCAACAACTTTAAGTAACATAAATGATGCAACAAGCTCGTTACAGAAATTGCCTGTTACTTAACTGGAGTAATTAATGTCAGCAAGCTCACACACAGATTTGTGGGGTGGAAGGCTTTTTGATACTAATTCAACACCAGTGAGTGGGGAGTGCTGTACCCTTAGACCTAGAGCAGTTTTGATCAATAAATGTGACACAACTGGAGATTCAGACGCGAAGGCTGTGagacaagagaggaaaaaaccccaactaagTAGCAAGGAATTAAAACCTTTTACATCCAGCTTACAACTGAGTGGCCCTCCCTACTGCTTGTGTTACTCAGTGTGTGAGCATAGCTGATCACATTATTCCACCAGGCATTTCCATGCAGGAGGGCTCTGGTCTATGCACTAGAAATGCTGTGATGCAGAGCTGAAATGAAAGCCTGGCCCCAGATGGGCACCCTGTGCCCTCCCTCTCCTGTGTCCCTATATGCTGCTGGGGTAGGCAGGGTAATCCACGGCATGTCATACCCAGTTGAATCCTTGCTGGCTACTGACACAGGGGAGGTAGAACAGGAGAAGGAGCTCCTTGTCCTATGGATAGCTTTTCCTAGGCTGGGAATGTACGGGAATGTCTCCTTAacaggttgaccacccaaggagagggaaaaaaaaatctgtaattgctaaacaccTCTATAAAGAAATGTTGTGGTTTCAACCCAGTCGATAACTCAGAACAGGCAGATGCTGGCTCAGTCCCCGCCCCAGTTCCTCACCCCTCTCCGTGCTCCCacaggaatggggaggagaattgaaacaatgtaactcccacaggttgagataagaacagtccagtaactcaggtataacacaaaccactgctgctgccaccagtaataataatgataagggaaataacaaaggaagagaatacaaccacccACCACCTGCAGACCCATgctagtatataaactgggtgCAGTTACCAGGAAGGGCTAGATtactgcttgggtcaggctgggtatctgttgGTCAGAGAATactatttacctgaaatggcaaGGGAATTTCAGCACCAAAAGCACTTTCAAATACACAAATCAGAAGGGTTACAGGTGGAAGGagtatttatttagaaataaatttcttttgatttcttgGTTTAGTTTAGTTCAGCTTAGTTTAGTTAATTTTAGTCTGGTTTAGTTTAGACCCTTCAGTTTAGCTGGAAAAAACCTCCCTTGCAGCCTGACAAAGGAAAGCCAGGGCAGGATCGGTGCCGTGGTGGTgcgagagcagtgcaagaagaacCCAGCCAGAAAGGGCCAGGGCAGACCTGACAAGAGATGGTGCTCCATGCTAcggaggacagcagcaagtcccggggccacgctggggccaccctgggagtgctgAGCGCTGCCTacccccggatgcggggcacgagggccacctgcgtggagcacAAGCAGCTGCCTTTGGGCCACAATAGCCCAAAGGACCCCcctgaaggggctgtgctcggctgcggaggaaggcaaaaaaccccagggaCGCTTGCAAGTCCAGcctgggggggaaaaaaagcccttccccccccagctgcaggacatgaGGGGCCAGCTTCGTGGAGCATGAACACCAGAATGGACccaggagccctgacaagtggtcaagctcagtgctcagaggaaggcaaaaaacccccggggaccggtgccaatctgccccgggagaaaattccttcctgaccccagtgctggcgatcggctactccctgagcatgtgagcaagacctgctcccgGTCCACACGCTggttatgcctctaaggggacaaggggacactggcactgcctttcctgcctCCAGCTGGAGCAATCTCAAGGGCTTCCAGCAGCACCAAAATGCCGTTGTTCTGATGACTCCTCAGAGCAAGAATCCTTCCTGTGCTTGGCAGTTGGAGCTCCGGGGCAATGGGAAAGGGCACTGacccatctgtgcatcctttttcttctggctGCTGCCTCTCTCTCCCCAGGAGATAAGGATGGCAAGCTCCCCAACCACTGCAGCAAGGATTTCCATCTATCAGATGAGCTTGAGTGTGTCCCCTCCAGGACTTGGAACTGCAGCAGGGAACCTCCTGCAGCTCCGCAGCTTCAAGTGTTCCCTCCCTCAGTCCCCCCCTCACCTAATTCCCTGGTGCACAGGAGGGGAGGGCAGCAAGCTCCCCGAGaactgaagcaggatttccatccatccatctgatGAGCATTGAGTGTgacccctccaggagctggaactACAGTGCTGaacctcctgcagcttcctgcaTCTTCAACCCCATCAACCCCCTCCCAGTAATTCCCCTCTGCCTCAAGGGCTTCCTCTCGGATGCcctcaggctgccagctctgtcctggtggcagcGCCGGCCACTCTGGCAGCGGGACAGGGGAGGGCGCTGGACTCatcctgccccagagcattgtgatgctgcgttgccGGGTGCTGTTGCTATGACATGGCGGTGATGGGACCcccgcagccctgcccactgcagccctgctgctgctgccccttcgcccagcatcccttggagaaaggcctttgggctgctggccctgaggcagtgcctgtgcccaggaggcCCAGGcaatgtccctgcccatgatggCCACACACTGGGCACCGCTGTGGGGTATCCCCGTACATAAATCTGTATGTTCACACCGTATCCACAAAGGCTTTCATACCACATACGGTCATTTGACTGTGGTGATCccaaaggtgaaagaaaggggtTTGGGTTCCCTCTGCATGAACTTTGCAGAAACATAGAGAGCATACAGGATTTCCTCACCACTCCTTATCAATACACCAAGTGGCATTTACTACTAcactgcttatggtgaggtctTCTTCTTGGAAAGAATTTCAGGAATCTCTTCTGGTGTCGTGtggtggtttaagcccagccaatAACTCAGAACCAggcagccactcgctcacttccctgcttcttccccccctgctcccagagggatggggaggagaatggaaagaacgtaactcccacaggtcaagataagaacagtccggTAACTCaggtacaacacaaaaccaTTGCTGCTACTGCCAATAATGATAACGAGAAGAGAGATagaaaggggagagaatacaatcTCTTCATCTCCTCCATCTGTCTGAGGAATTGCCTTTGGCATCTCCTGGacctgcagtgtgcactcacagcccagaaaaccaaccatattctgggctgcatcaaaaggagcgtgaccagcaggtcaaaggaggtgaccctgcccctctcctctgctctcatgagacctcacttggagtattgtgtgcagttctggtgtcctcaacataaaaaggacatggaactgttggaacaagtccagaggaggccacgaggatgatcagcaactggagcacctcccgtatgaagacaggctgaggaagttggggctgttcagcctggagaagagaaggctgcgtggagacctcagcagccttccagtatctgaaggggggcctacagggatgctggggagggactattcattagggactgtagtgataggacaaggggtaacaggttgaaacttaaacagcagaggtttagattggatataaggaagaaattctttactgtgagggtggtgaggtactggaatgggttgctcagggaggtagtgaatgctccatccctggcagtgttcaaggccaggttggatgaagccttgtgaggtgtgaggtgtccctgcccatggcaggggggttggaactagatgatcttgaggtcctttccaaccttaactattccatgattctatgatcatcaCAGATAGTTTCTGAGGCTGACTTCTATCTCTTGTAAAAAACTAGAGGGCatttttttactaattttttcttttcctagctATTTTTCTCAATGCATATTCTTTCATTCTAACTGTGTCATGATCACATTAGCTGAAATTCATCTGCATACAAAAGATAACCAACTATTCTGCTCTTAGGAGCACCATGGAGCTTGTAAACCGTTacacaaactattttttttactagCTTGTTCCTTTATTTCAGCACAGTGCCCTTACCAGCCATTTAGGAAGTACGTGCAGTACACAACCACTGTGCAAGCAGCTCCAGCTTCACAAGCACTGAGGTCCCTCCTGGACTGAAGTCACCACTGTTCCACTTTACAGGTATACATGGGATGAAACAAGTTATTACCGCCCTGGGAGAGCACACTTAAGCAGTTCTTCATTTGCTGATATTTACACGATTTATGTGGTGAAGGCAGAGAACACCACCACTATCTGGAGATTCTGATAAAGGCAATGCAAACACACTGTCTGCTGCCTATGTGGCATGAAGGCTTGTTACAAAGACTGCTAAGGAAAACACTCACTTTATAACTCAGGTTTGGAGACCTGCAGGACCAATTTTAACCCACACATACTGGATGTTTCTGATACTTGTTTTaaagaggcttttccatctaGAAACAGTACAAAACCTACCGTGTACAGATGAGAAACCTGACTGGGTTTCTGCCTtcccaaatcatagaatcactaggttggaaaacacctttaaggtcatcaaagTCCAACCACTACatcaggactgccaagaccaccactaaaccacgtcactgagggcctcatctacatggtttctgaacacttccagggacggtaATTCCATcccttcctgggcagcctgttccaatgcctgagcaccctctccGTGAataaattgttcctaatattcATTGTAAGCCTTCCCTGGCTCAGCTTGAGGCCGTTGTCCTGTTACCTGGAAGGAGAGATCGACCCCCCCCACTCACTCCACCCTCCTTTTAGGTTGTTGCAGAGAGCAATGAGGTCCTcccgagccttctcttctccaggctgaacaccccaTTTCCATCAGCCGCCCCTCATCCCACCTGTGTTCCAGACCCTTCTCCAGCTCCGCCGCCgttcctgcccccccccggcATCAGTTTGCTGCCCGAGCTGCCGCCGGTACCCGAACACCCCCCGCCCGCCCCCGCTGCTCCCGGCACAGGTTTCCCACCAGGCTGTGCGCGCCCGCCCTTCCCGGAGCGGCTCCGTGCAGCGCTAGGAGCCGTGGCCGCCGGCGCCCAGGGGGCGGTGTCCGCACGGGGCGGGAGGCGCGGCCCGGCCCTCCCCTCCAGATCCGAGCGGCACCGCCAGATGGCGCTGGCGCCGCGTTAGCACAAAGCCTTGCCGCTAGCCGCCTGGCTTCCTTGCTCTGGTCGGTTCTTTGCGGCGCGTCCGGCACCATGGAGGCGCCTCCCGTGACTATGATGCCGGTCTCTGGCGGCAGCATCAACATGATGGAGTACCTGCTCCAAGGTAAGCGGCGGGCGGCCGGGCAGCTCCCTCACGCCGCCCAGGAGAGCGTCCGGCGGCCAGGCCTGTGTGCCGCGCCGCCAGGCCGCTCTGCATGGGCAGAGGGGCGGTCCCGGCTGTGTGCGGTGCTCGGGGAGGCAGGCGGGCACAGCGCCCTCGGCGGCACACGCGGTAGGGGGAGGCGGGGAGGGGCCGGGGTAACGGAGGCGCTGTGTGGCCCGCCGCAGGGAGCGTGTTGGACCAGTGCTTGGAGAGCCTGCTGCACCGGCTGCGGGGCCTCTGCGACAACATGGAGCCGGAGACCTTCCTGGACCACGAGATGGTGTTCctgctgaaggggcagcaggcCAGCCCCTTCGTGCTGCGGGCGCGGCGATCCATGGACAAGAGCGGCATGCCCTGGCATTTGCGGTACCTGGGCCAGCCAGAGATTGGCGACAAGAGCCGCCACGCACTGGTGCGGAACTGCGTGGACATCGCCACTTCGGACAACCTGACGGACTTCCTCGTGGAGATGGGTTTCCGCATGGACCACGAGTTTGTGGCCAAGGGGCACGTGTTCCGCAAGGGCATTATGAAGATCATGGTGTACAAAATCTTCCGCATCCTAATGCCAGGAAACACAGACAGCATCGAGCCACTCTCCCTCTCATACCTGGTGGAGCTCAACGTGGTTGCGCCAGCAGGACAGGACATTGTTTCTGATGACATGAGGAACTTTGCTGAGCAACTGAAGCCTCTAGTGCACCTGGAAAAAATTGACCCCAAAAGGTTGATGTGATTGTAAAGTGTGGCAATTAAGGCATTGGCTTTGTTAGGTGTTCTGAGGAGGGttgtttttctaaaaagcctttTGAGGGCAAATCAAAATGGGAATAAGGGAATAAAGGACTGCCTGTTTAGTTTCAGTTACTGTGTGTTTTTCCTTCACTTGTGGATGTGAAAGAAAGTGGACAGTTTAAATCAGTGCTATTCAAAACATCAGTAAATGTTAATTATTGGTAGTTTACCCTCCTTCTGTTGGGGAGATACCTGTTAGAAAGCACATTGTCTAACAGTCCAACATCATACTTGAGTTCACCATTCTGTGTACCCACATCCTGGTGCcgctttttgttttgttttcatttttattttgaaggacCATTTATGTATCTTGCCTGGTCATGCAAAGTTTTTCATTCAAGTAATACATGAAGTTCGTATCCCTCAGTGCAGTGTTTAACACAAGCACAAGCCCAGCAACTTACAGTATCAAAGATCAAGTGTAGACCTGTTCACAACAGGATAGTAAAGTAATAGCATGTGTAACATAAACAGCTAGGACACGAGATAAATGATAGTGAAACTGTTTCTGATACAACCAGTGTTAGAATTAGAAAACGATTTAGCAATATTACAGTTGCTAGAGGTTTTCAAATCTTTTAACACTTCAGTCTTTTTCACTGAAGTTGGTATGGAAGCCTTAGTTAAGGAGAAAGCAGTAAATGACCTGTTCTTTTTAATATCAGACTTACCACACCTGACAGGCATATTGAAAACTGACACATTAAACTAGAGCATTACAGAGCTGCTAACTGAATTGAAGTATTAAAGATTTTGTTTAGGACACCTTGATATTAGGTTGGTTAGTTATCCTCCCTGTATTTTAATAAGTGAATTAGGTTCCAGAGTTTTCAAATTCAGCTCAAAcgaaagaaaaataaaaggttgttaaaagcaacaaagaagTCCATTTGAATTTCTGAAGTTCTTTATAGAAGGCAACCATTCCATGCATTACTAAAATGCACCAACCTGTTGGAGACACTTGCCACCCTTTAGCACCACACAACTCTCACCATTTAAAACTGAAGGCAAAGACCACTTGCCTCCAAAGTtcaaaaaaagccttttgaaagCTACATTTTCAACACTGCAGCTGGACAAGATAAGCTGTGACAAGATAACCTGTGTTGGGGCTTACCAGGTGCAGTGTCCCAGATGTTCTACTGACACAGGCTCTGTATACAAGGCATGGGGACAGCTTAGTGTTAAGAGCACGGGCTGGAGAATGCTATTGTGTTGAATATGTGTAATGATTTTCAGCAGGGTACAAGCAGTGATGTGACCAACCTATGTGAGTACTTGTGACCTAGAGTGGAAGGTACACACCTGTAACTCCTTTGTTTATACTAAGGTGTTACTCACCCTCATCAGACAGTGAGTGCACTGTCCCAGGCCTCCAAGTTGGAATTCTTCAGCATACTGTGAAGGGCACAACGTCCCAGGGGCAAGAGGCAAGTCTCAGGGTTCTGCCTGTACTGAAGAGCTGAATGTGCCAGGTTGCTTTGGGACTCAGTTGCAGTCCCACCCCAGCAGGTGGGAATCCTCAGGGGTGTTGTCACACCCTGCTGAACACTGGTTAGGAGTGCTTGCCACAGACTTCCACAATCTGGTGCTTGTCTCTCATGACAAGAAATTCCAGAAACATGTCCACTGGATCAGGAAGGCTGAACATTGCCTGCCAGTTTTTTCAAAGGGTAGGTACCTGTATATATAAAGACACAGAAAACTGCAAGTACACGTGTGCATGTCCTTCCTACTGCCTCTGAAAGGCAATCAATTGACCTTACGTATGTGTAAGTAGAGCAGCAAACACAGTGTTGATGTTAATGCAGTGGTGCTAAGAGCAGAAAATTCCACACAGAATTTCATGCAGACCAGCTAAAGGAAAAGGAGACTGAATGTAAGCTCCCAGTTTAAATTTTTACAAATTAGATACAATAGGTCTGACAATTGCTTGGTCTAAGTTCTAAACCCCATAATTTAAAATAGTTCTTTAAAAGGAGAGTtagtttaaaacttaaaaactgCAGCAATCCACATTATCAGTCTTCCTTACTCTAGCTATTGTC is drawn from Melopsittacus undulatus isolate bMelUnd1 unplaced genomic scaffold, bMelUnd1.mat.Z mat_scaffold_841_arrow_ctg1, whole genome shotgun sequence and contains these coding sequences:
- the LOC117438944 gene encoding mediator of RNA polymerase II transcription subunit 18 is translated as MEAPPVTMMPVSGGSINMMEYLLQGSVLDQCLESLLHRLRGLCDNMEPETFLDHEMVFLLKGQQASPFVLRARRSMDKSGMPWHLRYLGQPEIGDKSRHALVRNCVDIATSDNLTDFLVEMGFRMDHEFVAKGHVFRKGIMKIMVYKIFRILMPGNTDSIEPLSLSYLVELNVVAPAGQDIVSDDMRNFAEQLKPLVHLEKIDPKRLM